The nucleotide sequence CCGTAGTGCTCAGCAAAGGGCAAGGGGTATATGTGTGGGATGTCGAAGGCAAACGCTACTACGATTTCCTTTCGTCTTACTCTGCCGTAAACCAAGGTCACTGCCACCCACGTATCATCAAAGCACTTACTGACCAAGCGCAAACTCTTACACTCACTTCTCGCGCTTTCTACAACGATAAGCTCGGAGTGTATGAAAAGTACGTAACCGAGTATTTTGGCTTCGAGAAAGTCCTCCCGATGAATACAGGGGCTGAAGCGGTAGAAACAGCTATTAAAATATGTCGCAAATGGGCTTACGAACAGAAAGGGGTGCCTGAAAGCGCTGCCATCATCATCGTATGCGACCAGAACTTCCACGGGCGTACCACTACAGTTGTATCTTTTTCATCTGATAAAAATGCGCGTAAGAACTTTGGACCTTATACACCTGGTTTTGTTTCCGTTCCTTACAACGATTTAGTCGCTTTGGAACAAGTTCTTGCTGATAATAAAGCAACAGTAGCAGGCTTTTTAGTAGAACCTATACAAGGTGAAGCTGGTGTATACGTTCCTTCTGAGGGGTATTTAAGCGGAGCAAAAGCCTTATGCCAAAAGTATAATGCACTCTTTATCGCCGATGAGGTACAAACAGGAGTAGCGCGTACCGGAAAACGTTTAGCAGTAGACCACGAGAATGTAAAACCTGATATATTGGTACTGGGGAAAGCCCTTAGCGGAGGTGTATATCCCGTGAGTGCTGTCCTTGCTGATGACCGTATTATGCACGTGATTAAAGCTGGGCAACACGGTAGTACTTTTGGAGGCAATCCCTTGGCAGCAGCCGTAGCGATTGAAGCCTTGCAGGTAGTAAAAGATGAACATTTGGCTGAAAATGCCGCTCGTTTAGGTGAGATTTTCCGCAAA is from Capnocytophaga ochracea DSM 7271 and encodes:
- the rocD gene encoding ornithine--oxo-acid transaminase, with the translated sequence MITHKLTSEQAMALENQYGAHNYHPLPVVLSKGQGVYVWDVEGKRYYDFLSSYSAVNQGHCHPRIIKALTDQAQTLTLTSRAFYNDKLGVYEKYVTEYFGFEKVLPMNTGAEAVETAIKICRKWAYEQKGVPESAAIIIVCDQNFHGRTTTVVSFSSDKNARKNFGPYTPGFVSVPYNDLVALEQVLADNKATVAGFLVEPIQGEAGVYVPSEGYLSGAKALCQKYNALFIADEVQTGVARTGKRLAVDHENVKPDILVLGKALSGGVYPVSAVLADDRIMHVIKAGQHGSTFGGNPLAAAVAIEALQVVKDEHLAENAARLGEIFRKEIGDYIKTSNIATLVRGKGLLNAVVINDTEESDTAWNICLRMRDNGLLAKPTHGNIIRFAPPLVMNETELRECIAIIINALKALEK